The Synechococcus sp. CC9605 sequence ACGACCAGCAGGTGCTGGCCAACACGGTGGTCTCGTCCGGTGCCGCTGATGCCGCTGTGGTGCGTTTGAGACCCCAGCAGGGCAATGGATCCATGGCTGCATCCAATCGTGGTGTTGCCGCCACGGTGGACTGCCCCAACCGTTGGGTTGCCCTGGATCCCGAACGCGGCGCTCAGGCGGCCGTCGCCGAAGCAGCACGCAACCTGAGTTGTGTGGGGGCGGAGCCCCTGGCGGTGACCGACAACCTCAATTTCCCCTCACCGGAAACACCCAAGGGGTTCTGGCAGCTGGCCATGGCCTGCCGCGGGATCTCCGATGCCTGCCGCACCCTCAACACCCCCGTCACCGGCGGCAATGTCTCGCTCTACAACGAGACCAAACAGGACGACGGCACGATGCAACCGATCCACCCCACGCCGGTGATCGGCATGGTTGGTGGTGTGGATGACATCAGCCGTGTGACTTGCTTGGCCTGGCAACAGCCCGGCGATGCGATCTTCCTCATCGGTGTTCCGCCGGAGGATGGTGCTGATCCCAGCCTTGGTTTGGCGGGCAGTGCCTATCAGCAGCAGACCCTTGGATCCTTGGCCGGACGACCGCCCAAGCCCGATCTTGCCATTGAAGCAGCGGTGGGGAGTCTGGTGCGCGAGGCCATTGCCCAAGGTCTGTTGGCCTCCGCTCACGACTGCAGTGATGGCGGCCTCGCGGTGGCGTTGGCTGAATCCTGCATCGCCTCTGATCTGGGCATCAGTGTGACGCTGTCCACAGGTTCGGCACGCCTGGAGCGGGTGCTGTTCGCCGAAGGCGGCAGCCGGGTGATTGTGTCGGTGAATGCAGCATCCTTCCCTGCATGGGAGCAGTTGATCGGATCCAATCCAGCGCTCTGCGTCACCCAACTCGGCAGCGTCACCCTGGAGGCTCGATTGGTGATCCGATCGGAATCAGCTGTTCAGCTCGATCTTGAGGTGGAACGCTGTGCTGCTGTTTTCCGTGATGCGTTGCCCCGACGGATGCATTCGGAGTGATTCAGTCAGCCGTTGCCTGACTGTCGTTTCTCTTCCTTATCTCTCTGACTTCGGATTCATCATGTGCGGCATTATCGGAATGTTGTGTGTTGACTCAGTCAACCAACAGATCTACGACAATCTGCTTCTGCTTCAGCACCGTGGTCAGGACTCAGCAGGGATTGTCACGATGGACAATCACACATTCCACGTGCACAAACAAAGGGGACGTGTGCGTGAAGCCTTTCGCACACGAGACATGCGAAAGCTTCTGGGCAATGCCGGGATCGGTCACGTTCGTTATGCCACCCGTGGTGCTGCTGCATCAGAAGAGGAAGTTCAGCCGTTCTATGTGAATGCCCCGTATGGCATCACTTTTGTTCATAACGGCAATCTCACCAACACCCATCAGCTTGAGCAGGATCTGTTCAAGATTGATCGTCGTCACACCAATTCGACCAGTGATACGGAGATGCTGGTCAATGTGTTGGCCACGGAGATTCAATCTCAGCTCACAGGCCGTGATCTGACACCGGATCAGTTGTTTAATGCGGTGGCATCACTGCATCACCGCGTTCAGGGTTCCTACGCAGCGATCGCTTTGATAGCGGGCCACGGAATGCTGGCGTTTCGGGACCCCTATGGAATTCGTCCTCTGATTCTCGGCAGGCGGTTGTCTGAACAGGGACGAGAGGAGTGGATTGTCGCCAGTGAATCCCTGGTGATTGAAAACAGCGGCTACGAGATCGTTCGTGATGTTGACCCTGGAGAAGCGGTGTTCATTGATGTTGATTCGAACTTGCATCAGCGTCAGTGT is a genomic window containing:
- the purF gene encoding amidophosphoribosyltransferase, which gives rise to MCGIIGMLCVDSVNQQIYDNLLLLQHRGQDSAGIVTMDNHTFHVHKQRGRVREAFRTRDMRKLLGNAGIGHVRYATRGAAASEEEVQPFYVNAPYGITFVHNGNLTNTHQLEQDLFKIDRRHTNSTSDTEMLVNVLATEIQSQLTGRDLTPDQLFNAVASLHHRVQGSYAAIALIAGHGMLAFRDPYGIRPLILGRRLSEQGREEWIVASESLVIENSGYEIVRDVDPGEAVFIDVDSNLHQRQCADSPRLIPCAFEYVYLARPDSVMNGISVYESRLRMGDRLAQTIAETLPAGDIDVVMPIPDSARPSAMQVAKRLGLDYREGFYKNRYVGRTFIMPGQAERKKSVRQKLNALGTEFAGKNVLIVDDSIVRGTTSREIVQMARSAGANKVTFTSAAPPVRYPNVYGINMPTRAELLAHGRTSDEISDVLGADHVVYQTVENLLESIVENTEIKDLEMSCFDGHYVTGGIDEDYFQWLERNCSS